In a single window of the Anguilla rostrata isolate EN2019 chromosome 4, ASM1855537v3, whole genome shotgun sequence genome:
- the tmed5 gene encoding transmembrane emp24 domain-containing protein 5, producing MSLLGVFLLLVISACVSERVLVAAFSQSLDSDFTFTLPAGRKECFFQTMKKDASLEIEYQVLDGAGLDVDFHLSSPSGSVLARDYRKSDGVHTVETEDGDYMFCFDNTFSAMSEKIIFFELILDNMEDADASDPEGWKEYVHGTDILDMKLEDIMDTINSVKARLGKSLQIQTVLRAFEARDRNLQESNYERVNLWSCTNLLVMLVVSGLQVYLLRSLFDDKRKSRT from the exons ATGTCTTTGCTCGGAGTGTTTTTACTATTGGTAATATCGGCGTGTGTATCAGAGAGGGTTCTCGTCGCCGCATTTTCCCAGTCCCTGGACAGCGACTTTACCTTCACCCTACCCGCTGGTCGCAAAGAGTGCTTTTTCCAGACCATGAAGAAAGATGCATCACTGGAAATTGAATATCAG GTTCTTGATGGGGCCGGCTTGGATGTTGATTTTCACCTGTCTTCACCAAGCGGGAGTGTACTGGCCAGAGACTACAGGAAGTCTGACGGCGTGCACAC AGTGGAGACGGAGGATGGAGATTATATGTTCTGTTTTGACAACACCTTCAGTGCCATGTCTGAGAAGATCATCTTCTTTGAGCTGATCTTAGACAACATGGAGGACGCAGACGCCTCGGACCCTGAGGGCTGGAAGGAATACGTCCACGGAACGGATATTCTGGATATGAAACTGGAGGACATCATG GACACCATTAACAGCGTGAAGGCCCGGCTGGGGAAGAGCCTGCAGATCCAGACGGTGCTGCGGGCGTTCGAGGCCCGGGACCGCAACCTGCAGGAGAGCAACTACGAGCGCGTCAACCTGTGGTCCTGCACCAACCTGCTGGTCATGCTGGTGGTGTCCGGGCTGCAGGTCTACCTGCTGCGCAGCCTCTTCGACGACAAGAGGAAGAGCCGCAcctag